From the genome of Anoplopoma fimbria isolate UVic2021 breed Golden Eagle Sablefish chromosome 1, Afim_UVic_2022, whole genome shotgun sequence, one region includes:
- the LOC129096012 gene encoding post-GPI attachment to proteins factor 2-like: protein MLQGSSILGHERPLVIRVSFSACVVGTVCLPLLGLITCVFISSVFHYEDSTGTHCRVPNYLPSISASISLSPECHIWRFCIGLHSAPRLLVAVTYFKFYKTRFASRFPESPLSCFSLVFSVCENLGLLLLTYVSSSETYFVHKEGFVLFLVSSIIYMLITCRLWKTIKKYSLSPEDAKSHRWKVRFLLLNVSFCFFAGFFYWKHNMYCESGSYTLFALFEYLVVFSNMAFHLTAVWDFKSRDVMVVSSSEDKDF, encoded by the exons ATGCTCCAAGGCTCCAGTATCTTGGGGCATGAGAGGCCCCTGGTCATCAGGGTATCATTCAGCGCCTGTGTTGTGGGCACTGTGTGCCTACCACTGCTGGGACTAATAACCTGCGTTTTCATATCCTCTGTTTTTCATTATGAGGACTCTACTGGTACACATTGCCGG GTTCCTAATTACCTGCCATCCATCAGTGCCTCAATAAGCCTTAGCCCTGAGTGCCATATATGGCGGTTCTGTATCGGACTGCACTCGGCTCCGAGGCTCCTGGTGGCAGTTACCTACTTCAAATTTTACAAGACACGCTTTGCCTCGAGGTTCCCGGAGAGTCCGCTCAGTTGCTTCAGCctggtgttttctgtttgtgaaaACCTTGGCCTCTTGCTCCTCACATATGTGTCATCAAGTGAAACATACT TTGTACATAAGGAAGGCTTTGTGCTCTTCCTTGTCAGTTCCATTATCTACATGCTGATAACCTGCCGTTTATGGAAGACTATTAAGAAATATTCATTAAGTCCTGAG GATGCCAAGTCTCACCGTTGGAAAGTGCGCTTCTTACTTCTTAACGTATCCTTCTGTTTTTTCGCCGGATTCTTTTATTGGAAACACAACATGTACTGCGAATCAGGGA GTTACACTTTATTTGCTCTGTTTGAGTATCTAGTGGTCTTCTCCAACATGGCCTTCCATCTCACAGCAGTGTGGGACTTTAAGAGCAGGGATGTCATGGTCGTTTCGTCCTCTGAAGATAAAGATTTCTGA
- the chrna10a gene encoding neuronal acetylcholine receptor subunit alpha-10a, whose product MKRWRNQTLCRLLLCVSILPTCWCAHGKYAQKLLNDLFTDYTSALRPVEDTNNILNVTLQVTLSQIIDMDERNQILTAYLWIRQVWVDAHVKWNKDDYDGLDTIRIPSSYVWRPDIVLYNNADDHFTGSMDTNVVIRHDGQIMWDSPAITKSSCKVDVSFFPFDAQQCRFTYGSWTYNGNQLDILNAMESADLADLVENVEWEVLGMPAKKNIIQYGCCADPYPDVTYTLKLNRRASFYVYNLLIPCVMISFLAPLGFYLPADSGEKVSLGVTVMLALTVFQLLVAEIMPPSENVPLIGKYYIATMTMITASTALTIFIMNIHHCGPDAKPVPKWAKTVILQYMARMCFVYEVGENCLSPQPEKQEPPLVKNTNCSMNGQAGLDREECFFKMERGQDTAGSLNAEEREDMDQMKSPIGSIGKNPTNNYSAWKNGVFMSMDCGDAGGHGRCRKGGVSDGERKDREVSFSSQSNERQLLRNIEYIANCYRDQRATQKRTGEWKKVAKVLDRFFMWIFFIMVFFLSLLIMGKAI is encoded by the exons ATGAAACGATGGAGAAACCAAACTTTATGTCGCTTGCTTTTGTGTGTCAGTATTTTACCAA CCTGTTGGTGTGCTCATGGGAAATAcgctcagaagctcctgaatgATTTATTCACCGACTATACCAGTGCGCTGAGGCCTGTGGAGGACACAAACAACATACTGAATGTGACCCTGCAGGTTACACTGTCACAAATTATCGACATG GATGAGCGAAACCAAATTTTGACTGCATATTTATGGATACGGCAAGTGTGGGTTGATGCCCACGTCAAATGGAATAAAGATGATTACGATGGACTCGATACCATCCGCATACCTAGTAGTTATGTATGGAGACCTGATATAGTCCTATATAACAA TGCTGATGACCACTTCACTGGCTCCATGGACACCAATGTGGTGATCCGGCATGATGGCCAAATTATGTGGGATTCCCCTGCCATCACAAAGAGCTCCTGCAAAGTGGACGTGTCTTTCTTCCCCTTCGATGCTCAGCAGTGCAGGTTCACATACGGCTCCTGGACCTACAACGGTAACCAACTAGACATCCTGAACGCCATGGAGAGCGCTGACCTGGCTGACCTGGTGGAAAATGTGGAGTGGGAGGTGCTGGGAATGCCGGCCAAGAAGAACATCATTCAGTACGGCTGCTGCGCTGACCCCTACCCCGATGTGACCTACACGCTGAAACTGAACAGGAGAGCGTCCTTTTACGTCTACAACTTGCTCATACCATGTGTGATGATCTCTTTCCTGGCACCACTGGGCTTTTACCTGCCCGCTGACTCTGGAGAGAAGGTGTCTTTGGGCGTCACCGTGATGCTGGCACTCACTGTTTTTCAGTTGTTGGTTGCAGAGATAATGCCACCCTCTGAGAATGTGCCACTTATTG GAAAGTATTACATTGCAACGATGACCATGATCACGGCCTCCACTGCCCTGACCATCTTCATCATGAACATACACCACTGTGGTCCGGATGCCAAGCCTGTTCCCAAGTGGGCCAAGACAGTCATTCTGCAGTACATGGCCAGAATGTGCTTTGTCTATGAAGTTGGGGAGAACTGCTTGTCACCGCAGCCGGAAAAACAGGAGCCTCCACTTGTAAAGAACACCAACTGCAGCATGAATGGGCAGGCAGGACTGGACAGAGAGGAGTGTTTCTTCAAAATGGAGAGAGGACAAGACACAGCGGGTTCCTTGAATGCCGAAGAGAGGGAAGACATGGATCAGATGAAGAGCCCGATAGGCTCCATTGGGAAGAACCCCACCAACAACTACAGTGCTTGGAAGAACGGCGTTTTCATGAGCATGGACTGTGGAGATGCAGGGGGTCATGGGAGATGCAGGAAGGGAGGTgtgagtgatggagagagaaaagacagagaggtttCCTTCAGCAGTCAAAGCAATGAGAGGCAGCTCCTGCGTAACATTGAGTACATAGCCAACTGTTACAGAGATCAGAGGGCAACGCAGAAAAGGACTGGGGAGTGGAAGAAAGTAGCTAAAGTTTTAGACCGCTTCTTcatgtggatatttttcatCATGGTGTTTTTCTTGAGCCTGCTCATCATGGGAAAAGCCATCTAA
- the LOC129092814 gene encoding olfactory receptor 52N5-like gives MESNMTSDILKIQGFDISPKFMYPLFFLLLFVYFTLLCSNIGVLVLIITEKSLHQPMYILFCNLSINDLIGNTVLLPQLMAHIISTERLITYNQCVIQAFHSHTFGSASHMILIIMAIDRYVAICHPLRYNSIMTTKAVVVLSATAWAVSLILVSVLIGLTVRLSRCRSVIQNAYCDNASLFKLSCNDVSINNIYGLFFTVLLFSCSMGGIAVTYFRIAVICWIKKNKELNNRALQTCASHLVLYLIMLWSGFLTIILHRFPNYPDLRKIAYILFHVVPANLNPIIYGMQSRSLRDKIFQILQRKVSPT, from the coding sequence ATGGAAAGCAACATGACAAGTGACATCCTAAAGATCCAAGGCTTCGACATATCTCCAAAGTTCATGtaccctctttttttcttgctgctgTTTGTCTACTTTACCCTGCTTTGCTCTAACATTGGAGTCCTTGTGCTTATCATCACCGAGAAGAGTTTGCACCAGCCCATGTACATTCTTTTTTGTAACCTCTCCATCAATGATCTCATAGGTAACACAGTCTTGCTGCCTCAGTTGATGGCTCACATCATTTCAACAGAACGGTTGATCACCTACAACCAGTGTGTGATTCAAGCCTTTCACAGCCACACATTTGGATCCGCCTCACATATGATCCTCATCATTATGGCAATCGACAGATACGTGGCGATATGTCACCCCTTGAGGTACAACTCCATTATGACTACCAAAGCTGTGGTTGTGCTGTCAGCAACTGCATGGGCTGTGTCATTAATACTAGTGTCTGTTTTGATCGGTCTCACAGTGAGGCTGTCCCGTTGTAGGTCGGTTATACAAAATGCTTACTGTGACAATGCGTCACTGTTCAAGCTTTCATGCAATGATGTGTCCATCAACAATATCTATGGACTCTTTTTCACTGTGTTGCTGTTCAGTTGCTCAATGGGGGGCATAGCTGTGACCTATTTCAGAATAGCTGTCATCTGCTGgatcaagaaaaacaaagagttgAATAACAGAGCACTTCAAACCTGTGCCAGCCACCTTGTTCTTTATCTTATTATGCTCTGGTCGGGGTTCTTAACGATCATATTGCATCGTTTTCCAAATTACCCAGATTTAAGGAAAATTGcctacattttatttcatgtggTCCCTGCTAATTTAAATCCGATCATTTATGGAATGCAATCAAGATCATTACGTGATAAAATTTTCCAAATACTGCAAAGAAAAGTGAGTCCAACctga
- the or71aq2 gene encoding odorant receptor 116-2 — protein sequence MGNESFWFSSELTLDTFVIPPGGKYPIFLFGIAIYFFSIFCNLTLLSLIILKRNLHKPMYFILFSLPLNDLIGITAMLPKVLSDIVTETNKVYYHLCVLQAFLLHMYGGGILFILAAMSFDRYAAICMPLRYSSVMTPRVVVCIISLVWGLDFVLIVSLFSLQTRLPRCKSVIMNVFCDNPSLLKLTCGNTTVNNIIGLFNTAVMQAVSVSIQAFSYVKILIACVVTRRSDAKTKAVNTCVAQLLILIIFEITGTFTILSHRFQNVSADLQKIMGMLIFLVPPLLNPIVYGLYTSEIRNTLLTVLKNRVSV from the coding sequence ATGGGGAACGAATCTTTTTGGTTCAGCTCTGAGTTAACCCTCGACACATTTGTAATTCCACCTGGAGGAAAGTATCCCATTTTTTTATTCGGTATTGCGATTTATTTCTTCAGCATTTTTTGCAACCTGACCTTGTTGAGTTTGATCATTCTGAAGAGGAACCTTCACAAGCCCATGTATTTCATTCTGTTTAGTCTTCCTCTCAATGACTTGATAGGCATAACTGCAATGTTACCAAAAGTGCTTTCAGACATTGTTACAGAGACAAACAAGGTTTACTATCATCTCTGTGTTTTACAAGCGTTCTTGCTCCACATGTATGGTGGAGGCATTTTGTTTATTCTTGCAGCAATGTCTTTTGATCGTTATGCTGCCATCTGCATGCCGCTACGCTACAGCTCTGTCATGACCCCCAGAGTTGTCGTTTGTATTATCTCTCTAGTTTGGGGCCTTGACTTTGTCTTGATTGTATCATTGTTCTCTTTACAGACAAGGCTTCCCAGGTGTAAATCTGTCATTATGAATGTGTTCTGTGACAACCCATCTCTTCTGAAGCTAACGTGCGGAAACACGACGGTCAATAATATCATAGGATTATTTAACACGGCTGTTATGCAGGCTGTTAGTGTGTCTATTCAGGCATTCTCCTATGTGAAGATTCTGATTGCATGTGTGGTTACAAGGAGGTctgatgcaaaaacaaaagctgtcaaCACGTGTGTTGCACAGTTGCTCATATTAATCATATTTGAGATTACGGGAACTTTTACAATTTTATCCCACAGGTTTCAAAATGTCTCAGCTGACTTGCAAAAGATAATGGGCATGCTGATATTTCTTGTACCTCCGCTTCTGAATCCAATTGTTTATGGGCTTTATACAAGTGAAATACGAAACACTCTTCTGACAGTCTTAAAAAACAGAGTGTCAGTCTAA
- the LOC129097487 gene encoding putative gustatory receptor clone PTE03, whose translation MYKNASYMDLLTLVPLDLSATNMYPVFVLGTLTYLIIVFCNLLVVATIALSKKLHKPMFILLFNLPISDMVGATAFFPHLLFSIVTQNRVISHSACITQAFLIHFYGTGNLLILSAMAYDRYIAICCPLRYNAIMSPKNLIRLIILIWFINFSMIVTLILLLGRFKICRTNIVDLYCNNPSLLKLVCEDPRINNYYGIISIVLLQGGPLSIIIYTYAQILRTCVMTNQTDARTKAFQTCGTHLVVFLILQINTAFTLIAHRIPNASPYIRRVLGVSILLFPPLLDPIIYGLKTRELKQGIVMFLKRHIFSTKL comes from the coding sequence ATGTATAAAAATGCATCTTATATGGACTTACTTACACTGGTACCATTGGACTTATCTGCTACAAATATGTATCCAGTGTTTGTATTGGGCACACTCACCTATCTTATTATTGTCTTTTGCAACCTGTTGGTAGTGGCAACTATTGCTTTGAGTAAAAAGCTACACAAGCCCATGTTTATCCTCCTGTTCAACTTGCCCATTAGTGACATGGTGGGCGCCACAGCTTTTTTCCCTCATCTTCTTTTCAGCATTGTGACACAGAACAGAGTGATTTCCCATTCTGCATGTATTACTCAGGCTTTTCTGATTCATTTCTATGGTACAGGAAACTTGCTGATCTTGAGTGCCATGGCCTACGACAGATACATCGCTATATGTTGTCCTTTGAGGTATAATGCTATCATGAGTCCAAAGAATTTAATCAGACTTATAATTTTAATATGGTTTATAAATTTCTCGATGATAGTCACTTTGATTTTGTTGCTTGGACGGTTTAAAATTTGCAGGACAAACATAGTAGATTTGTACTGTAACAATCCATCATTATTGAAACTGGTCTGTGAGGACCCCAGAATAAACAACTACTATGGGATAATTTCTATAGTCTTACTCCAGGGTGGACCACtgtcaataataatatacaCGTATGCACAGATTTTGCGTACATGTGTCATGACCAATCAAACTGATGCCAGGACAAAAGCCTTTCAGACATGTGGtacacatttagttgtttttttaatcttacaAATTAATACTGCCTTCACACTCATAGCTCATCGCATTCCGAATGCATCCCCGTACATTAGAAGGGTTCTTGGTGTATCAATCTTATTATTTCCACCTCTCTTGGACCCGATTATTTATGGACTGAAAACAAGAGAACTGAAGCAGGGTATAGTAATGTTCCttaaaagacatattttttcaACCAAGTTGTAA
- the LOC129095849 gene encoding olfactory receptor 52B2-like, translating into MENLYNTSSVVVLNRFNHSSENVYPAFLFASLSYMIILFCNLLLMLTIVLNKSLHQPMYLILLNLPINDLIGSSAFFIQIINDLLTNRKTMQYSACVAQAFFIHIYAAGTVLILTAMAYDRYIAICWPLKYNTVMTYANIMRIITVVWMSCIVMISVLFFLLLRLPRCRSELTHPYCDNPSLLTLVCADTTINNIYGLLLVAISQVIGNGMILYTYLQILVACFTSKRSDTKAKALQTCATHLTVFLLLECMGLFTIISYRIQNISLHLRRFMGVSTLIFPPTLNPIIYGLKTKEIREKVVHFFRYKVFPS; encoded by the coding sequence ATGGAAAACTTGTACAACACATCGTCTGTTGTGGTGCTAAATCGCTTCAACCACTCATCTGAAAATGTCTATCCTGCATTTCTATTTGCATCTCTGAGCTACATGATCATACTTTTCTGCAACCTTCTTCTAATGCTCACTATTGTACTGAACAAATCTCTGCATCAGCCCATGTATCTTATTCTGCTGAACCTACCCATCAACGACCTAATAGGCTCCTCAGCCTTCTTCATACAGATCATCAATGAcctactgacaaacagaaagacaatgCAATACTCAGCTTGTGTTGCCCAAGCTTTCTTTATCCACATCTATGCAGCAGGTACGGTATTGATTCTGACTGCTATGGCATATGATAGATACATTGCCATATGTTGGCCTTTGAAATATAACACTGTTATGACTTATGCTAACATTATGAGAATAATCACAGTTGTGTGGATGAGTTGTATAGTTATGAtaagtgtgcttttttttctgcttttgcgTTTACCCCGCTGTCGATCTGAATTGACACACCCTTACTGTGATAATCCATCTTTGCTGACTCTGGTCTGTGCCGACACAACCATCAACAACATTTATGGGCTTCTTTTAGTTGCTATTTCACAAGTGATAGGTAATGGGATGATTTTGTACACATATCTCCAGATACTTGTTGCATGCTTCACATCCAAACGATCTGACACAAAAGCCAAAGCTCTGCAGACGTGCGCGACACATCTGacagtttttctccttttggaGTGTATGGGTCTTTTCACCATAATTTCGTACAGAATACAAAACATATCCCTACATTTAAGGAGGTTCATGGGGGTATCAACTTTAATTTTCCCACCGACATTGAATCCGATCATCTatggactgaaaacaaaagaaattcGAGAAAAAGTAGTGCACTTTTTTAGGTATAAAGTCTTTCCATCTTAA
- the LOC129097496 gene encoding putative gustatory receptor clone PTE03: MYKNASYMDLLTLVPLDLSATNMYPVFVLGTLTYLIIVFCNLLVVATIALSKKLHKPMFILLFNLPISDMVGATAFFPHLLFSIVTQNRVISHSACITQAFLIHFYGTGNLLILSAMAYDRYIAICCPLRYNAIMSPKNLIRLIILIWFINFSMIVTLILLLGRFKICRTNIVDLYCNNPSLLKLVCEDPRINNYYGIISIVLLQGGPLSIIIYTYAQILRTCVMTNQTDARTKAFQTCGTHLVVFLILQINTAFTLIAHRIPNASPYIRRVLGVSILLFPPLLDPIIYGLKTRELKQGIVMFLKRHIFSTKL; the protein is encoded by the coding sequence ATGTATAAAAATGCATCTTATATGGACTTACTTACACTGGTACCATTGGACTTATCTGCTACAAATATGTATCCAGTGTTTGTATTGGGCACACTCACCTATCTTATTATTGTCTTTTGCAACCTGTTGGTAGTGGCAACTATTGCTTTGAGTAAAAAGCTACACAAGCCCATGTTTATCCTCCTGTTCAACTTGCCCATTAGTGACATGGTGGGCGCCACAGCTTTTTTCCCTCATCTTCTTTTCAGCATTGTGACACAGAACAGAGTGATTTCCCATTCTGCATGTATTACTCAGGCTTTTCTGATTCATTTCTATGGTACAGGAAACTTGCTGATCTTGAGTGCCATGGCCTACGACAGATACATCGCTATATGTTGTCCTTTGAGGTATAATGCTATCATGAGTCCAAAGAATTTAATCAGACTTATAATTTTAATATGGTTTATAAATTTCTCAATGATAGTCACTTTGATTTTGTTGCTTGGACGGTTTAAAATTTGCAGGACAAACATAGTAGATTTGTACTGTAACAATCCATCATTATTGAAACTGGTCTGTGAGGACCCCAGAATAAACAACTACTATGGGATAATTTCTATAGTCTTACTCCAGGGCGGACCACtgtcaataataatatacaCGTATGCACAGATTTTGCGTACATGTGTCATGACCAATCAAACTGATGCCAGGACAAAAGCCTTTCAGACATGTGGtacacatttagttgtttttttaatcttacaAATTAATACTGCCTTCACACTCATAGCTCATCGCATTCCGAATGCATCCCCGTACATTAGAAGGGTTCTTGGTGTATCAATCTTATTATTTCCACCTCTCTTGGACCCGATTATTTATGGACTGAAAACAAGAGAACTGAAGCAGGGTATAGTAATGTTCCttaaaagacatattttttcaACCAAGTTGTAA